Below is a window of Planktothrix tepida PCC 9214 DNA.
TTGAACTCAATCAAATGCTTGATTCTCTTAATTCGATTCATTCAACGATGATTCGTTATTGAAAAACCCCTCAAAAAGCAGTGAGGGGTTGATCATTTTAAAGCATTAAGTTGTTAACATTTTGATTTGAAATTAGTGCAGCCATTCAGGTATTGCTTCTTCTTTCGTGTTAGTGCGACGTTCAGGGGTTTCACGCACAAACTTGAGGTGAACAGAACGGGTTTGCTCTCCATCCGCAGCAACGGCGAAAATGGGGAAATCGAGTAAACCGTCTTGGAAGGACATTTGTAACCGGAATGTACCATCGGGGTTAAGTTTGATGGGGCGTCCGCCAATGGTTAAGTTTGCATCGGGTTCGGTCGCACCATAAATAATCAGTTCAGCATCAGCGACTAACCAGAACTCGCGAGGACGTATCGGTGGCATTGAAGAACCCATCCCAATACCGGACATTCCCATACCGGACATGGTATAGCCTAATCCCGCACCGGACATACTCATTCCAGCACCAGACATGGTTTGTCCTACACCGGATTGAGTGTAACCTACACCAGATTGAGTGTAACCTACACCGGATTGAGTGTAACCTACACCAGATTGAGTGTAACCTACGCCAGATTGAGTGTAACCGACACCAGATTGAGTGTAACCGACACCAGATTGAGTATAGCCCACACCAGACTGGGTATAGCCCACACCAGACTGGGTATAACCCACACCAGATTGAGTGTAACCGACACCGGATTGAGTATAGCCCACACCAGACTGGGTATAACCCACACCAGACTGAGTATAGCCCACACCGGATTGAGTATAGCCCACACCGGATTGAGTGTAACCGACACCGGATTGAGTGTAACCCACACCGGATTGAGTATAGCCCACACCGGATTGAGTATAGCCCACACCGGATTGAGTATAGCCCACACCGGACTGGGTATAACCTAAACCGACCCCGGACATTCCGATACCAGACATAGTTTGACCGATACCGACACCGGACATAATTTGTCCAATACCTGATTGGGTATAACCTACGCCGGACTGGGTATAACCCAAACCTGCGCCCGACATCCCGATACCAGACAGGGTTTGACCAATACCTAAACCTGCGCCGGACATCCCGACACCGGAAGTGGTGTAACCTCCGCCGGACTGGGTATAACCCAAACCTGCGCCCGACATTCCGATACCGGACATAATTTGCCCAATACCCGCACCGGACATCATTTGTCCAACACCGGACATTCCGACACCGGACAGGGTTTCACCCACTCCAGAAGCCCACATTCCCACACCCGAAGGGAAGATGAAGGAACTCACAGTCTCTTGGGGTTTGACGACTTGGTGCATGGAACCAAACAGAGAACCGGCAATGCGTTTGGCTTCTGCTTCCCTGGATAACCCAAATAAATCGTCGTGAACCCCAGCCAGAACATAGGTTTTGCTGGGGACAGGGAATTCATAAAAGGTTTTCCCTTGTAATTCTTCGTCCCAAGAAACGGTAATAAATTGATCGTCAATCCATTCTGCGGGATAAACCGGAGGAATACGAGTTGCAGCAGAACGCGCTAATCCTAACCAACGGCCATCAACACAGCGATAACCAATTTCAACTACATAGTCGCGGTCACTGACAGGAACTGGTAAATACCATTCCCGTGCTAATTCATCACAGGGATATTCTTGAATACTGTGGGGACTTTGAGACTCTAACTCAATATCGGTAACATCATAGATCCGTAGAGCGAGTTGTTGTCCACCTTGACGCCGAAACATTTCTTTGTGTTCGTTAGAGACATCCCAGTAGGCATAGGCCCATTCAGGATCTCTGGGCATCATGACGATTTGGCTGTCACCATATCCAATCGGTAAATCCACTAACCCCTCATCTACTGAGGATAAGGAATCATCGATCTGATAGTTTTGACTGACGACGGAAAACTTTGCGACTTCCACTTCTTCTTGTGCCTCCAATGCGCGTGATGGATTAGGGGTTCCAAACTTTTGACTTTCGATTTCTTGAATAGCTTCTAAAAGCTGAGATTTACGCATTCGGCTATAGCGAGAAATGCCATATTCACTTGCGACCTTGCGGAGTTGCCGGAGGGTCATATCTTCTAAAGGTGGACGTTCCTTTGGCATAAAAGGGTGATCTCCATTGGTTTAAACAGCAGATGGATAACTCTGTAGAAATTCTTCGGGATCATGGGGATCGCTTGATTACTGACCATGTTGCAGAAAATATTGAATTTGGTCAAGGGGTAACTAGAGGTATTGATGAGTAAATATACACAGTTTTAATGGTTTTGGGGATCATTATGTCATGAAACCCTGACATTTTGAGGAAAAAAAATCCTCTTTGGGATCAAAGAGGGAAACCGGGATCGGAAATAAATTAGCGGATTACTTGCCAATCTTCAATTCGCCATTCGCCATCCTTGCGAATAAAGCGATATTGAATTTGCAAAGAAGCATTTTCAGTATTTTGGAGTTGACCTTGGCTGTAAAATTGAGCCTGCTCATCAACATCCGCATAAGCAACAGCTTGATTCGGATTGGCTTGATCCATCTGCACTTCAGTAACTTTCACACTATGTTTGTAGGTGCGATGGGAACCGTCTTGTTTCATTGTTTCTGTCATCCCCACCCAACGAGCTAGGGCTGGATCAACTAAAATTTGTCGCAATCCTTCGACTTGATGTTCAGGCCCCATAGCCGCCGATTTCACCGACAACCATTGGTTAAGTTTGGCTTCAGCCACTTCCGGGGTAATTTTTTCGGGTTCTGCGGTTACGGGTTTGGGTTCGGGAATGGGTAAGGGAGGTTGGTTTAACTGCACCATTGCTTGTTCCCCTTTCAATTTCGGCCCAGACCAGCCCAAAACATCTGCTAAGGCTCCAAAAACGAGGGAGAGTAAAAACCACAGTAACCAAAGCCCCAGCAATCCCCCTACACCCAGAATTAACAACCGACGCCATTTACTC
It encodes the following:
- a CDS encoding DUF4912 domain-containing protein, which translates into the protein MPKERPPLEDMTLRQLRKVASEYGISRYSRMRKSQLLEAIQEIESQKFGTPNPSRALEAQEEVEVAKFSVVSQNYQIDDSLSSVDEGLVDLPIGYGDSQIVMMPRDPEWAYAYWDVSNEHKEMFRRQGGQQLALRIYDVTDIELESQSPHSIQEYPCDELAREWYLPVPVSDRDYVVEIGYRCVDGRWLGLARSAATRIPPVYPAEWIDDQFITVSWDEELQGKTFYEFPVPSKTYVLAGVHDDLFGLSREAEAKRIAGSLFGSMHQVVKPQETVSSFIFPSGVGMWASGVGETLSGVGMSGVGQMMSGAGIGQIMSGIGMSGAGLGYTQSGGGYTTSGVGMSGAGLGIGQTLSGIGMSGAGLGYTQSGVGYTQSGIGQIMSGVGIGQTMSGIGMSGVGLGYTQSGVGYTQSGVGYTQSGVGYTQSGVGYTQSGVGYTQSGVGYTQSGVGYTQSGVGYTQSGVGYTQSGVGYTQSGVGYTQSGVGYTQSGVGYTQSGVGYTQSGVGYTQSGVGYTQSGVGYTQSGVGYTQSGVGYTQSGVGQTMSGAGMSMSGAGLGYTMSGMGMSGIGMGSSMPPIRPREFWLVADAELIIYGATEPDANLTIGGRPIKLNPDGTFRLQMSFQDGLLDFPIFAVAADGEQTRSVHLKFVRETPERRTNTKEEAIPEWLH